A DNA window from Guyparkeria halophila contains the following coding sequences:
- the plsX gene encoding phosphate acyltransferase PlsX, with protein MTNQIAIDVMGGDHGPEVTVRAAARFLSRHPSAGLLLVGDQATIERYLADEAGVDRDRIEIVHADQVVAMDESPAVALRIKKSSSMRLAIDLVKDGRAQAAVSAGNTGALMATAKFVLKTLPGIERPAICTALPNESGHTHVLDLGANVDCDAEHLFQFAVMGSVLVEAFDDNPSPRVGLLNVGAEAMKGNDTVKSAAERLQAGPVNYIGFVEGDDIYKGGVDVVVCDGFVGNVALKSSEGVAKMISHFLRQEFKRGIFSRLAALMALPVLARLKKRVDPGRYNGASLLGLQGIIIKSHGGASVEAFGNALDVALREIEKDVPRRIDQRLETLLQERSDG; from the coding sequence ATGACTAACCAGATCGCAATTGACGTAATGGGTGGCGATCACGGACCCGAGGTCACGGTCCGTGCCGCTGCCCGTTTTCTGTCGCGCCACCCGTCCGCCGGGCTGTTGCTGGTCGGCGACCAGGCCACGATCGAGCGGTACCTGGCCGACGAGGCCGGCGTGGACCGTGACCGGATCGAAATCGTCCACGCCGACCAGGTGGTGGCGATGGACGAGTCGCCGGCGGTCGCCCTGCGCATCAAGAAGTCGTCGTCGATGCGGCTGGCGATTGATCTGGTCAAGGACGGGCGAGCACAGGCTGCGGTCAGCGCGGGCAATACCGGGGCGTTGATGGCCACGGCCAAGTTCGTGCTCAAGACCCTGCCGGGTATCGAGCGCCCGGCCATCTGCACCGCGTTGCCGAACGAGTCCGGGCACACCCATGTGCTCGACCTGGGGGCCAATGTCGATTGCGATGCCGAGCACCTGTTCCAGTTCGCGGTCATGGGTTCGGTGTTGGTCGAGGCCTTCGACGACAATCCCTCACCGCGCGTCGGCCTGCTCAATGTCGGTGCCGAAGCGATGAAGGGCAACGATACCGTCAAGAGCGCCGCCGAACGCCTCCAGGCGGGGCCGGTGAACTACATCGGTTTCGTCGAGGGCGACGACATCTATAAAGGTGGCGTTGACGTGGTGGTCTGTGATGGCTTTGTCGGCAACGTCGCGCTCAAGAGCAGCGAAGGGGTGGCGAAGATGATCAGCCACTTCCTGCGCCAGGAATTCAAGCGGGGCATCTTCTCTCGCCTGGCCGCCCTGATGGCGCTGCCGGTACTGGCGCGTCTGAAAAAGCGTGTCGATCCCGGCCGCTACAACGGGGCCAGCCTCCTCGGCCTGCAGGGCATCATCATCAAAAGCCATGGCGGGGCCAGTGTCGAGGCCTTCGGCAACGCGCTCGACGTGGCCCTGCGCGAGATCGAGAAGGACGTGCCGCGCCGTATCGACCAGCGGCTGGAGACACTGCTGCAGGAGCGCTCTGACGGATGA
- the rpmF gene encoding 50S ribosomal protein L32, with amino-acid sequence MAVQQNKVSRAKRDSRRAHDSLKSTQLSIDPTSGETHRRHHVTPDGFYRGRRVVTKSGDNA; translated from the coding sequence ATGGCCGTACAGCAGAACAAGGTCAGCCGCGCCAAGCGCGACTCCCGCCGCGCCCACGACAGCCTGAAGAGCACCCAGCTGTCCATCGATCCGACCAGCGGCGAGACCCATCGTCGTCACCACGTCACTCCGGACGGTTTCTACCGTGGTCGTCGCGTGGTCACCAAGTCGGGCGACAACGCCTGA
- a CDS encoding YceD family protein has translation MSTDDSQKDAKPLDVRQLSVPLDVRAACRAGEERAGELPLSALSRCRDMAPEDGRLSYRIRFFEGQGVHPLAAEMAIEASLALECARCRETVVQPVASSSRLSFVFSEEQAEHVDAAAEPVILGREGRVKLLDLIEDELLMAVPLMPVHETPCGPIPPDRPYESGQLAEPVDEDGDENPFAALAALKKVPGKE, from the coding sequence ATGTCGACTGACGACAGCCAGAAGGATGCCAAGCCGTTGGATGTGAGGCAGTTGAGCGTGCCGCTGGATGTGCGCGCCGCGTGCCGGGCGGGAGAGGAGCGGGCCGGCGAATTGCCGCTCTCGGCATTGTCGCGATGCCGCGACATGGCCCCCGAGGATGGCCGGCTGTCCTATCGGATACGTTTCTTCGAGGGACAGGGGGTGCACCCGCTGGCCGCCGAGATGGCCATCGAGGCGTCGTTGGCGCTGGAATGCGCCCGCTGCCGCGAGACGGTGGTGCAGCCGGTCGCCTCGTCCTCCCGGTTGAGCTTCGTGTTCAGCGAGGAGCAGGCCGAGCACGTCGACGCCGCGGCCGAGCCGGTGATCCTCGGGCGCGAGGGGCGGGTCAAGCTGCTCGACCTGATCGAGGACGAGCTGCTGATGGCCGTGCCCCTGATGCCGGTGCATGAAACACCCTGTGGGCCGATCCCGCCCGATCGGCCTTACGAGTCGGGCCAGTTGGCCGAGCCGGTCGACGAGGACGGCGACGAGAATCCCTTCGCGGCCCTGGCCGCGTTGAAGAAGGTACCGGGGAAAGAGTAA
- a CDS encoding Maf family protein encodes MPLHKPDLILASGSATRRQLLDRLQIPYAVDPADIDETLAANEPAAQACQRLARAKADRVAGRHPDAVVLGSDQMLSWRGGLLGKPGDAETARCQLAEIAGEAIAFHVAISVACPDGRRLDWHEIVEARMRQLTREEIARYVEIERPFDCAGSMRSEGLGICLVERMDSRDPSAILGMPLIATARLLRDAGIDPLHRA; translated from the coding sequence ATGCCGCTCCACAAACCAGACCTGATCCTCGCCTCCGGCTCGGCAACCCGCCGCCAGTTGCTGGACCGACTGCAGATCCCCTACGCCGTCGACCCCGCCGACATCGACGAAACGCTGGCCGCCAACGAACCAGCCGCGCAGGCCTGCCAACGACTGGCCCGGGCAAAGGCCGATCGGGTAGCCGGGCGACACCCCGACGCCGTGGTCCTGGGTTCCGACCAGATGCTCTCCTGGCGCGGCGGCCTCCTGGGCAAGCCCGGTGATGCCGAAACCGCCCGTTGCCAGCTTGCCGAGATCGCCGGCGAAGCCATTGCCTTCCACGTGGCGATCAGCGTTGCCTGCCCGGACGGGCGGCGACTCGACTGGCACGAGATCGTCGAAGCGCGCATGCGGCAGCTGACCCGCGAGGAGATCGCCCGTTACGTCGAGATCGAGCGCCCCTTCGACTGCGCCGGCAGCATGCGCTCGGAAGGCCTGGGCATCTGCCTGGTCGAACGCATGGACAGTCGCGACCCCAGCGCGATCCTCGGCATGCCGCTGATCGCCACCGCGCGCCTGCTGCGCGATGCGGGCATCGACCCCCTGCATCGCGCCTAA
- a CDS encoding undecaprenyl-diphosphate phosphatase, which yields MTLLIAALLGVIQGIFMFLPVSSTAHLVLTQHWLIEKGHDLPPPNSPEMILFDLVVHVGTLVSIVVVFWPSLWRFSRNAATGALHWASADGRHEGMPLYVRLFLLGMLSVLATAAIGFGLKTTFEQVFATPLMIAFTLTLTGILLWWTDKLGPRRRGLKGINARVATVIGVAQGLALVPGLSRSAMTIVFSLFTGLKRRWAAEYSFFLAIPTILAATLVQSLDVWGNLGLNGVSLMAMAVGFVVSALVGIVSLKLVVYFLYRAQLKIFSFYVWLLAAAVLFGWIDLPA from the coding sequence GTGACACTGCTCATCGCCGCCCTGCTCGGCGTCATTCAGGGCATCTTCATGTTCCTGCCCGTCAGCTCGACGGCCCACCTGGTGCTGACCCAACACTGGCTGATCGAGAAAGGCCATGACCTGCCGCCGCCGAACAGCCCCGAGATGATCCTGTTCGACCTGGTGGTGCATGTCGGCACGCTGGTCTCGATCGTGGTGGTGTTCTGGCCCAGCCTGTGGCGCTTCTCGCGGAACGCGGCAACCGGCGCCCTCCACTGGGCCTCGGCCGACGGGCGCCACGAGGGCATGCCACTGTACGTGCGCCTGTTCCTGCTGGGGATGCTGTCGGTACTGGCCACCGCCGCAATCGGCTTCGGGCTCAAGACCACCTTCGAGCAGGTGTTCGCCACGCCGCTGATGATCGCCTTCACGCTCACCCTGACCGGCATCCTGCTGTGGTGGACCGACAAGCTGGGGCCGCGCCGGCGCGGTCTGAAGGGCATCAACGCCCGGGTGGCGACCGTCATCGGCGTGGCCCAGGGTCTCGCGTTGGTCCCGGGGTTGTCGCGCAGCGCCATGACCATCGTGTTTTCGCTGTTCACGGGGCTAAAGCGCCGCTGGGCCGCCGAATACAGCTTCTTCCTGGCCATCCCCACCATCCTGGCGGCCACCCTGGTGCAGAGCCTGGATGTCTGGGGCAATCTCGGCCTCAACGGCGTCAGCCTGATGGCCATGGCGGTCGGCTTCGTGGTCTCGGCGCTGGTCGGCATCGTCTCCCTGAAGCTGGTGGTCTACTTCCTCTACCGCGCCCAACTCAAGATCTTTTCCTTCTATGTCTGGCTGCTGGCCGCGGCCGTCCTGTTCGGCTGGATCGACCTGCCGGCCTGA
- a CDS encoding inositol monophosphatase family protein — MQSQYLETALAAARAAETVVRRYWQQNVEIEIKEDATPVTVADVETEKAIKAVILDAFPDHGFYGEETGKTRPDAEFTWLVDPIDGTKSFVREYPFFSTQIALMHGDEIILGVSSAPVFGEYAYAEKGGGAFFKDRAARVSQIDTLGEATLSVGNLSTLAKQPVGWAGLATLVAEVNRTRGYGDFYHYHLLTRGAIDLIVESDVNVLDIAALSVIVQEAGGVFTDLEGKGVGLDTTTVCAAATPELHQIARKRLGY; from the coding sequence ATGCAGAGCCAATACCTCGAAACCGCGCTGGCCGCCGCCCGCGCCGCCGAAACCGTCGTCCGCCGCTACTGGCAGCAGAACGTCGAGATCGAGATCAAGGAAGATGCCACGCCGGTGACGGTGGCCGACGTGGAGACCGAGAAGGCGATCAAGGCGGTGATCCTCGATGCCTTCCCGGATCACGGTTTTTACGGCGAGGAGACCGGCAAGACGCGGCCTGATGCCGAGTTCACCTGGCTGGTCGATCCGATCGACGGCACCAAGAGCTTCGTGCGCGAGTACCCGTTCTTCTCCACCCAGATCGCGCTGATGCACGGCGACGAGATCATCCTGGGCGTCTCCAGCGCGCCGGTGTTCGGTGAATACGCCTACGCCGAGAAGGGCGGCGGGGCGTTCTTCAAGGATCGCGCCGCGCGGGTCAGCCAGATCGACACGCTCGGCGAGGCGACGCTGTCGGTGGGCAACCTCTCGACCTTGGCCAAGCAGCCGGTCGGCTGGGCGGGTCTGGCGACGCTGGTCGCCGAGGTCAACCGTACCCGTGGCTACGGCGACTTCTACCACTACCACCTGCTGACGCGCGGTGCGATCGACCTGATCGTCGAGTCGGACGTCAACGTGCTCGACATTGCCGCCTTGTCGGTGATCGTGCAGGAGGCCGGTGGCGTATTCACCGATCTGGAAGGCAAGGGTGTGGGTCTGGACACCACGACCGTCTGTGCGGCTGCCACGCCGGAACTGCACCAGATCGCGCGCAAGCGGCTGGGCTACTGA
- a CDS encoding zinc metallopeptidase — protein sequence MGIGLLIGLGLMAALSYLPGWWVGRVMRRHSEPADRFDFSGADLARYLLDQHHLEYVKVEKTDTGDHYDPSDRTVRLSPAHFAGRSLTAITVAAHEVGHALQDAEQYPPFLRRQEVVERTQWAQRIAGWILVAIPVVSVIQKGPLAGLVMFAAGVMTMAVPVFAHLATLPTELDASFNRALPMLKEAGLLKRADRRPARRILRAAALTYVAQALSSLINVFKWLRGMRR from the coding sequence ATGGGCATCGGGTTGCTTATTGGTCTGGGTCTGATGGCCGCGCTGTCCTACCTGCCCGGCTGGTGGGTGGGGCGGGTCATGCGTCGTCACAGCGAGCCGGCCGATCGGTTCGATTTCAGCGGGGCGGACCTGGCCCGCTACCTGCTCGACCAGCACCACCTCGAGTACGTCAAGGTGGAGAAGACCGACACGGGCGATCACTACGACCCATCTGATCGCACGGTGCGCCTGTCACCGGCCCACTTTGCCGGGCGGTCGCTGACCGCGATCACGGTGGCGGCCCACGAGGTCGGCCACGCCCTGCAGGATGCCGAACAGTACCCGCCGTTTCTGCGTCGCCAGGAGGTGGTCGAACGCACCCAGTGGGCGCAGCGGATTGCCGGCTGGATCCTGGTGGCGATCCCCGTGGTCTCGGTGATCCAGAAGGGGCCGCTGGCCGGCCTGGTGATGTTCGCCGCCGGGGTGATGACCATGGCCGTGCCGGTGTTCGCGCATCTGGCAACCCTGCCCACGGAACTGGATGCCAGCTTCAACCGCGCCCTGCCGATGCTCAAGGAGGCGGGATTGTTGAAGCGCGCCGATCGCCGACCCGCGCGACGCATCCTGCGCGCGGCGGCGCTCACCTACGTCGCCCAGGCGCTGTCCTCGCTGATCAACGTCTTCAAGTGGCTGCGTGGCATGCGGCGCTGA
- a CDS encoding translocation/assembly module TamB domain-containing protein: MSAASAFLTSLVWLRRLVLVAGWSVVLLAILAVVAGWWLTATPGGVNWALTQAERQLPALSIGESRGTLWRGLELEQVEWAPEQGVSARVAQARLQIDPAALWRSGLRIPALVVREARIELPPPDPSAPPGEPFDPAELSLPPVSLAVERLVVDQLVIEQGGRRYAVSRGRLSALLDARVERPRLEMDLDELALRLPDGIRLDARAAVALEPAGDMPLIGQVDLLLDHPQGWLSGQIDADGDLLGELNLRPRLAWMGADGLPAALCGRLRLEQERLTIEHLVADLLGGRLALSGTAGWSPTGRVELTGHGESLNPAWASPGTPGSLSFDFDTELAAADGWLPVAGSLSVVGLSGDLAGESIQAVDIDLLLDDTQAEARVSGQAGGGELRVDGRLDAERHLRADWQIDALPLAGGVEGGYPVHLASRGRLDVELPDWNRSLSDAEWLSALRARVEDGRLELVERRDAGQRRAVILEVGGELQAGRLAIERLALDGPGANLEASGALELDPDWAQWQLDGVQGKLAVPNVAALPWDLIERLPGVDLAPLQPAAARGAIHVEVDASGPILAPQGELEARVDGLRLAGYALDRARATAVIDPAVDATPLAERRMRISLDAGALAADTGEALFDRLAFTAEGSPSAHRATLEVDGPVEGRLGARGGWQETAEGAGADEMGWQGQLTRLELGWRDGHPWRLRAPADLFVAPASQRLGMLCLQPDVPGPAAGDVGSLCLSGERAGEVLSAQVDGDLALQALWQQWPGHKAAAVEWPGRVSIAAKARLDGASRSANVDLRLPASEIRFTGRDEIETDADGQVIAYPETRLTADLAGERLEASLRGGLEDWLVFDGQAEAGLEDGALDGALSLQEADLARLFDLVDRLFGPLDLPITDLAGALSGRLAVSGRLDAPRLSGRLLAEDLGFASLPTGTDYRDGRLDLSVEPDGTLRLTGELLGEAETPPRPVFTARRVDEVESPRSRGRIRLDGSGQVTALDDWWLEAGLGGEALPILRLPTLAVDARPAISIDLAPDGGQLDGAIHVPLAIANLGELPESARGNSEDLVIVGQEPEERGGGYPLSGDIEVILGDQVTLRGQGFATRLTGGLEMQLRPGESPGAFGEIRLEDGRYEAYGQTLTVERGRLIFTGPLTAPGLDVVATREIDDEAGTVVGLSIAGELESPETEVFSRPPTSPSDALSLLLTGRRLSAGSDADASLLLNAIAGLGIRQGDDLAQQVNSVFGFDEIGLTTDGGVGGTQLSVGKRIGENLLVRYAVGVFDGVGEVITRYRINKFLHLELSSSAESQSGDLIYQIDRGRPED, encoded by the coding sequence TTGAGTGCGGCGTCGGCTTTCCTGACATCGCTGGTCTGGCTGCGGCGACTGGTGCTGGTCGCCGGCTGGTCCGTCGTGCTGTTGGCCATCCTGGCGGTCGTTGCCGGCTGGTGGCTTACCGCCACCCCCGGCGGGGTGAACTGGGCACTGACACAGGCCGAGCGGCAGTTGCCGGCGCTGTCGATAGGCGAGTCGCGCGGCACCCTCTGGCGCGGGTTGGAGCTCGAGCAGGTCGAGTGGGCACCCGAGCAGGGCGTGAGCGCCCGTGTTGCCCAGGCCCGCTTGCAGATCGATCCGGCGGCCTTGTGGCGCAGTGGGCTGCGTATTCCGGCACTTGTCGTGCGCGAGGCCCGCATCGAGCTGCCGCCGCCTGATCCGTCGGCCCCGCCCGGCGAGCCGTTCGATCCGGCCGAGCTCTCCCTGCCGCCGGTGTCGCTGGCGGTCGAGCGCCTGGTGGTGGACCAACTCGTGATCGAGCAGGGCGGTCGGCGCTACGCGGTGTCGCGTGGTCGGCTGTCGGCCCTGCTGGATGCCCGCGTCGAGCGGCCGCGACTGGAAATGGATCTCGACGAACTGGCCCTGCGCCTGCCTGACGGCATTCGGCTGGATGCCCGCGCGGCCGTCGCGCTGGAGCCGGCCGGTGACATGCCCTTGATCGGGCAGGTCGATTTGCTGCTCGATCACCCGCAGGGCTGGCTCTCCGGCCAGATCGATGCCGATGGCGATTTGCTGGGGGAGCTGAACCTGCGCCCCCGGCTGGCCTGGATGGGGGCGGACGGCCTGCCGGCCGCGCTCTGTGGTCGCCTGCGTCTCGAGCAAGAGAGGTTGACCATCGAGCACCTGGTCGCGGATCTGCTCGGTGGTCGGTTGGCGCTCTCCGGCACGGCGGGATGGTCGCCGACCGGACGGGTCGAGTTGACCGGTCACGGCGAGTCGCTGAACCCGGCCTGGGCCTCACCGGGGACCCCGGGATCGCTCTCGTTCGATTTCGATACCGAGCTGGCGGCGGCCGATGGCTGGTTGCCGGTGGCAGGATCGTTATCGGTGGTCGGCCTGTCGGGTGACCTGGCCGGCGAGTCGATCCAGGCCGTCGATATCGACCTGCTTCTCGACGACACCCAGGCCGAGGCGCGGGTCTCGGGCCAGGCCGGCGGTGGCGAGTTGCGCGTGGATGGGCGTCTCGATGCCGAGAGGCATCTGCGCGCGGACTGGCAGATCGATGCGCTGCCGCTCGCCGGCGGGGTGGAAGGGGGCTATCCGGTACACCTGGCCAGTCGCGGCCGACTCGATGTCGAGCTGCCGGACTGGAATCGGTCCTTGAGTGATGCCGAGTGGCTGTCGGCCCTCCGGGCGCGTGTCGAGGATGGCCGGCTGGAGCTGGTCGAGCGCCGTGATGCCGGCCAGCGACGGGCCGTGATCCTCGAGGTGGGCGGTGAGCTGCAAGCCGGTCGCCTGGCAATCGAGCGGCTCGCCCTCGACGGGCCCGGCGCCAACCTCGAGGCATCCGGGGCGCTGGAGCTCGATCCCGATTGGGCGCAATGGCAACTCGATGGCGTGCAGGGCAAGCTCGCGGTCCCAAACGTGGCGGCCTTGCCCTGGGATCTGATCGAGCGGCTGCCCGGGGTGGATTTGGCGCCCCTGCAACCCGCCGCCGCCCGCGGAGCAATCCACGTCGAGGTCGATGCCTCCGGGCCGATACTCGCCCCACAGGGCGAGCTGGAAGCGCGTGTCGACGGGTTGCGACTGGCGGGCTATGCCCTCGATCGGGCCCGTGCGACAGCGGTGATCGACCCCGCCGTTGATGCGACCCCGTTGGCGGAGCGGCGCATGCGGATATCGCTGGATGCCGGTGCGCTTGCCGCGGACACCGGCGAGGCGCTGTTCGATCGACTGGCATTCACCGCGGAGGGGAGTCCATCCGCGCATCGCGCCACCCTGGAGGTCGACGGTCCGGTGGAGGGGCGACTGGGCGCGCGAGGCGGTTGGCAGGAGACCGCAGAAGGGGCGGGCGCGGACGAGATGGGTTGGCAGGGGCAATTGACCCGCCTGGAGCTGGGGTGGCGCGACGGGCACCCCTGGCGGCTGCGGGCGCCGGCTGATCTGTTCGTCGCGCCGGCATCACAGCGACTCGGGATGCTCTGCCTGCAGCCGGACGTCCCGGGACCGGCCGCCGGGGATGTCGGCTCGCTGTGCCTGTCGGGGGAGCGTGCCGGGGAGGTGCTCTCGGCGCAAGTGGACGGGGATCTGGCGCTGCAGGCGTTGTGGCAGCAATGGCCCGGGCACAAGGCGGCCGCGGTCGAATGGCCGGGGCGTGTCTCGATCGCGGCCAAGGCTCGGCTGGACGGGGCCTCTCGCTCGGCGAACGTGGACCTGCGCCTGCCGGCCAGCGAGATCCGGTTTACCGGCCGCGATGAGATCGAGACCGACGCGGATGGCCAGGTGATTGCCTATCCCGAGACCCGCCTGACGGCCGATCTTGCTGGCGAGCGTCTCGAGGCATCCCTGCGGGGCGGGCTCGAGGACTGGCTGGTGTTCGACGGGCAGGCCGAAGCTGGTCTGGAGGATGGTGCGCTTGATGGGGCGCTCTCGCTTCAGGAGGCCGATCTGGCCCGGTTGTTCGACCTGGTCGACCGTCTGTTCGGTCCGCTCGATTTGCCGATCACCGATCTGGCCGGGGCATTGAGTGGCCGGCTGGCAGTTTCGGGGCGGCTGGATGCCCCCCGGCTGTCGGGGCGGCTGTTGGCCGAGGATCTGGGGTTCGCCTCCCTGCCCACGGGCACGGATTACCGCGATGGCCGCCTGGACCTGTCGGTCGAGCCCGACGGGACACTGCGCCTCACCGGGGAGTTGCTGGGCGAGGCCGAAACCCCGCCACGACCGGTGTTCACGGCCCGCCGTGTCGACGAGGTCGAATCGCCCCGCAGCCGCGGGCGCATCCGACTGGACGGCAGCGGTCAGGTGACGGCGCTGGATGACTGGTGGCTGGAGGCGGGACTGGGCGGCGAGGCCCTGCCGATACTGCGTCTGCCGACGCTGGCGGTGGATGCGCGCCCGGCGATCTCGATCGACCTGGCGCCGGACGGCGGTCAACTCGACGGGGCGATTCACGTCCCCCTGGCGATCGCCAATCTCGGCGAGCTGCCGGAGAGCGCCCGTGGCAACTCCGAGGACCTGGTGATTGTCGGCCAGGAGCCCGAGGAGCGCGGCGGGGGCTACCCGTTGAGCGGTGATATCGAGGTGATTCTCGGCGACCAGGTCACTCTGCGTGGTCAGGGTTTCGCCACACGCCTGACGGGTGGGTTGGAGATGCAGTTGCGTCCGGGGGAATCGCCGGGGGCGTTCGGCGAGATTCGCCTGGAAGACGGTCGTTACGAGGCCTACGGCCAGACGTTGACGGTGGAACGCGGTCGGTTGATCTTCACCGGCCCGCTGACCGCGCCGGGCCTGGACGTGGTCGCCACTCGCGAGATCGACGACGAGGCCGGCACGGTGGTGGGCCTGTCGATTGCCGGCGAGCTGGAATCACCCGAGACCGAGGTGTTCTCGCGACCGCCGACGTCGCCCAGCGATGCCCTGTCGCTGCTGCTCACCGGGCGGCGCCTGTCGGCCGGCAGCGATGCGGATGCCTCCCTGCTGCTCAACGCGATCGCCGGGCTGGGTATTCGCCAGGGCGACGATCTCGCCCAGCAGGTCAACAGCGTGTTCGGCTTCGACGAGATCGGCCTGACCACCGATGGCGGGGTCGGCGGCACGCAGTTGAGCGTCGGCAAGCGTATCGGGGAGAATCTGCTGGTCCGCTATGCCGTGGGCGTTTTCGATGGAGTCGGTGAAGTGATCACGCGTTATCGCATCAACAAGTTTCTGCACCTGGAGTTGTCCAGTAGCGCCGAGTCGCAGTCCGGCGACCTCATTTACCAGATCGACCGTGGGCGACCGGAGGATTGA
- a CDS encoding autotransporter assembly complex protein TamA, with amino-acid sequence MPRLGAARLGAALLLGTTTAMAAPTPQLQLTGLSDSRLITNVGLSMPRVGFSCQASTAHIRRYLDAASEAAEEALQAYGYFNARIRPSIQRRAECRDPALDIEAGPVTTIEAVSIDLPEPIREIDSVRAFVAEQRPSVGAPLDQAAYDALRDGILSRVQKLGYLDARFTRRELVVDPATQSARIALALAPGSRYRFGEVVIEQSILEPELARRLTGVPPGAAYTSRDLLAMNRNLTGTEYFESVSVRPMLDQRENLEVPVEITTYPNPRTSYELRAGYATDVGPRVGAGVKRRYVNKRGHQWSARTELSAIEQRLETSYTIPRAADPLRERYDIYARVTREDNNDIVTTAAASGVQWVREADRWTRSLFTEYLLDRTRYGDEPAESNGFAILGGRLGYQGLDDALFPTEGVVFDVSLQGAAEPVASAASFVRGRAFAGGYLPVGKWIFSGRAEAGVIVTDQFDKMPRSLRFFTGGDRSVRGYEYESLSPRDEDGTRTGGKYLLVGSLEAMFPVVEDDWYLAAFVDSGNAYTDPEAELKTGAGVGVRWRSPVGILRVDIAQPLDGSDGLPMLHLGLGAAF; translated from the coding sequence ATGCCGCGTCTAGGCGCGGCCCGGCTTGGCGCCGCCTTGCTGCTCGGGACGACGACGGCGATGGCCGCACCGACCCCACAGTTGCAGCTGACCGGTCTGTCCGATAGCCGCCTGATCACCAATGTCGGGCTGTCCATGCCTCGGGTGGGCTTTTCCTGTCAGGCGAGCACCGCCCACATCCGCCGTTACCTGGATGCCGCCAGCGAGGCGGCCGAAGAGGCATTGCAGGCCTACGGGTACTTCAATGCCCGCATCCGCCCGTCGATTCAGCGGCGAGCCGAATGCCGCGATCCGGCGCTGGATATCGAGGCCGGTCCGGTCACCACCATCGAGGCGGTGAGCATCGATCTGCCCGAGCCGATCCGCGAGATCGATTCGGTGCGCGCGTTCGTGGCCGAGCAGCGTCCCTCGGTGGGCGCGCCGCTCGACCAGGCCGCCTATGACGCCCTCCGCGATGGCATTCTCTCTCGCGTGCAGAAACTGGGTTACCTCGACGCACGCTTCACCCGACGCGAACTGGTGGTTGACCCGGCCACGCAGTCGGCGCGCATCGCCCTGGCGCTGGCGCCGGGGTCGCGCTATCGCTTCGGCGAGGTGGTGATCGAGCAGTCCATTCTCGAGCCCGAGCTCGCCCGCCGCCTGACGGGAGTGCCGCCCGGCGCGGCCTACACCAGCCGTGATCTGTTGGCGATGAACCGCAACCTGACCGGTACCGAGTACTTCGAGTCGGTCTCGGTGCGCCCGATGCTCGACCAGCGCGAGAATCTCGAGGTGCCGGTCGAGATCACCACCTATCCCAACCCGCGCACCTCCTACGAATTGCGCGCCGGCTACGCCACCGATGTCGGGCCGCGCGTGGGCGCCGGCGTCAAGCGTCGCTACGTCAACAAGCGGGGTCACCAGTGGTCGGCCCGCACCGAGCTTTCGGCAATCGAGCAGCGACTGGAGACCAGTTACACCATCCCGCGGGCGGCCGATCCGTTGCGCGAGCGCTATGACATCTACGCCCGGGTCACCCGCGAGGACAACAACGACATCGTCACCACCGCGGCGGCCAGTGGCGTGCAGTGGGTGCGCGAGGCCGACCGCTGGACACGCTCGCTGTTCACCGAGTACCTGCTCGATCGGACCCGCTACGGCGATGAGCCGGCCGAGTCCAACGGCTTTGCCATCCTCGGCGGGCGACTGGGCTACCAGGGACTCGATGACGCACTCTTCCCGACCGAGGGCGTCGTGTTCGATGTCTCATTGCAGGGCGCGGCCGAGCCGGTCGCCTCGGCGGCCAGTTTCGTCCGTGGCCGGGCCTTCGCCGGTGGCTACCTGCCGGTGGGCAAGTGGATCTTCTCCGGCCGCGCCGAGGCGGGCGTGATCGTGACCGACCAGTTCGACAAGATGCCACGGTCGCTGCGCTTTTTCACCGGTGGTGACCGTTCGGTGCGGGGTTACGAGTACGAGTCGCTCTCCCCCCGCGACGAGGACGGCACGCGTACCGGCGGCAAGTACCTGCTGGTGGGCAGTCTCGAAGCGATGTTCCCGGTGGTCGAGGATGACTGGTACCTCGCCGCCTTCGTCGATAGCGGCAATGCCTACACCGATCCCGAGGCCGAGCTCAAGACCGGTGCCGGGGTGGGGGTGCGCTGGCGATCGCCGGTGGGCATCCTCCGCGTCGATATCGCCCAGCCGCTGGACGGCAGTGATGGCCTGCCGATGCTGCATCTCGGGCTGGGGGCCGCATTTTGA